A genomic window from Chanos chanos chromosome 14, fChaCha1.1, whole genome shotgun sequence includes:
- the kdm4aa gene encoding lysine-specific demethylase 4A produces the protein MASDTVSQPPWSRIMTFHPSREEFKDFSRYIAYMESQGAHRAGMAKVVPPKDWKPRRTYDDIDDLVIPAPIQQVVTGQSGLFTQYNIQKKPMTVREFRKTANTDRFCNPRYVDFDELERKYWKNLTFNPPLYGADVNGTLYDPDVTEWNIGHLNTILDTVERDSGIKIKGVNTPYLYFGMWKSTFAWHTEDMDLYSINYLHFGEPKSWYCVPPEHGKRLERLAKGFFPGSAQSCEAFLRHKMTLISPSILRKYGIPFEKVTQEAGQFIVTFPYGYHAGFNHGFNCAESTNFAMQRWIDYGKQATLCSCRKDMVKISMDVFVRKFQPDRYKLWKAGKDTTPIDHSKPTPEAAEYLQDGTPLPERADLSEASATETSSTAVEEKSGSSGGSPGQKVGEKRERDCMEGEKKKNEEKGSDPEEVEQKKPRLSEPGSELSTHKSGLTEAEIKQPEEEHMEEEAPLCKEAKQQVSTESKPPSAESQPPSAESQPPSTESKPPSTESQPPSTEQKPPSTVSQPPSTEQKPPSTESQPPSTESQPPSTESQPPSTESKPPSTEQKPPSTEQKPPSTESQPPSTESQPPSTESQPPSTEQNQSPSDTTCSQKPQDVVTSTEFNAIVSSPLPNAVSSAKASGITSPPKPITLSSKANNISSPAKPIITTGPTSDTVSPPKASHTTLQACNIIPLSQPSDIASSSKNSDITLASKPSDITLASKPNDITPASTHSDVTSASKPSDITPVSKHNDITSTSKPSEIIVSTPSDITLASKSSDFTPAFMHSDITFASKPYDITPPSKHSNITSALKHSDITPASEHGDITSISEQSDLTPTLKNSDISPASDHTDIIPALKCSDLTLSSKPHDITPASEPNGITFASKPSDINSVSNLSDITPASKHSDITPASKHSDITSATKHSDITPASKHSDITPASKHSDITPASKHSDITPASKHSDITPASKHSDITPASKHSDITPDSKHSDITPASKHSDITPASNHSDTTALLKPNDIIPLPMAIDITPPPMASDVTSPLTASNISPPSIASGIPVPPKATDITASLKPSEVTSAPKLIDVISPVKFSDSTASLNSSYITAPSPATSPSNLSVASSPHANNVKASPKSSSVKSPPKPSDVRCPPQTTSFPKPTPITPPKSSEITSTPKPNNLKTLSKTNNSTSPPKLNDIMSTPKPCKPQPSPVNAGPSENSKQPASSSPVHRIFQRTLSPAEVLHVHSYAKGDYSEVEPPSKEESNSDSDSESQPQRKQGAEESREEPHQNKLTKLPRHHPLMKDSMSDEELHEQAAVEEDGLEAEPWAKPLSQLWQNRPYNPEREKEYNREMGLQPPYCAVCMLFQTHQRSECSEPGPPVRSGWQMRSKPLIPEMCFSTTTEETAEVQPNTPYLEEDGTSLLLSCTQCCVRVHASCYGVDPKKVTKDWKCARCKANAMTESCCLCLLRGGALHRANNDKWVHVLCAIAILEARFVNIRDRCPVDLSGIPLQRFKLKCYYCKKRMKKTSGCCVQCSHGRCPTSYHPTCAQAAGVLMHPDDWPFVVYVTCCRHKGPIQSERNKSAMRELTVGQKVICKHKNGRYYQCDIVQLSKETFYEVNFDDGSFSDNLFPEDIVSRDCAQLGPPSQGEVVQVRWTDGLVYGATFVAAHVIQMYQVEFEDGSQLTAKRDDVYTLDEDLPKRVKSRLSKASDMRFDGIFADKKVIQDTKRQRVINSRYRGDYIEPVIYRAIME, from the exons ATGGCTTCAGACACTGTATCCCAGCCACCTTGGTCCAGGATCATGACCTTCCACCCCTCTAGGGAAGAGTTTAAAGATTTCAGCCGTTATATTGCATACATGGAGTCACAGGGGGCCCATAGAGCTGGCATGGCCAAG GTTGTGCCTCCCAAGGACTGGAAGCCTAGGCGCACATATGATGACATCGATGACCTGGTAATTCCTGCCCCCATACAGCAGGTAGTGACTGGCCAATCAGGACTCTTTACCCAGTACAATATCCAGAAGAAACCAATGACTGTCCGCGAATTCCGCAAAACTGCCAACACTGAcag ATTCTGCAATCCCAGATATGTCGATTTTGATGAGTTGGAGAGAAAGTACTGGAAGAATCTTACTTTCAACCCTCCTCTGTACGGAGCAGATGTTAATGGAACTCTTTATGATCCA gatGTGACTGAGTGGAATATAGGGCATCTAAACACCATTTTGGACAcggtggagagagacagtggcaTTAAGATCAAAGGGGTGAACACACCTTACCTGTACTTTGGCATGTGGAAGAGCACTTTTGCTTGGCACACAGAGGACATGGATCTCTACAGCATTAACTACTTACACTTTGGGGAGCCCAAGTCCTG GTATTGTGTTCCTCCAGAGCATGGAAAAAGATTAGAACGCCTTGCAAAAG GTTTCTTCCCAGGAAGTGCCCAAAGTTGCGAAGCCTTTCTACGACACAAAATGACCTTAATCTCACCCTCTATCTTGAGGAAATATGGTATCCCTTTTGAGAAG GTCACACAAGAGGCTGGCCAGTTCATCGTGACTTTCCCATATGGCTATCATGCTGGCTTCAACCATGGCTTTAACTGTGCCGAGTCCACCAACTTTGCCATGCAGCGTTGGATTGATTATGGCAAGCAGGCAACTTTA TGTTCCTGTCGAAAGGACATGGTGAAGATCTCCATGGACGTGTTTGTGAGGAAGTTCCAGCCTGATCGCTATAAGCTATGGAAGGCAGGGAAAGACACGACGCCGATTGACCACTCGAAACCCACCCCTGAGGCCGCGGAGTACCTCCAGGATGGTACACCACTTCCTGAGAGAGCAGATCTGAGCGAGGCCAGTGCCACAGAAACTTCAAGCACCgctgtggaggagaagag CGGCAGCAGTGGGGGCAGCCCCGGTCAGAAAGTcggggagaagagggagagagactgcatggagggagaaaagaagaagaatgaagaGAAGGGTAGTGATCCTGAAGAAGTGGAACAGAAGAAACCCAGGCTGTCCGAGCCGGGATCTGAACTGTCAACGCACAAATCTGGCCTAACTGAAGCAG aaataaaacagcCTGAAGAGGAGCATATGGAGGAAGAGGCCCCTTTGTGCAAAGAGGCAAAGCAGCAAGTCTCTACAGAGTCAAAGCCTCCATCTGCAGAGTCACAGCCTCCATCTGCAGAGTCACAGCCTCCATCTACAGAGTCAAAGCCTCCATCTACAGAGTCACAGCCTCCATCTACAGAGCAAAAGCCTCCATCTACAGTGTCACAGCCTCCATCTACAGAGCAAAAGCCTCCATCTACAGAGTCACAGCCTCCATCTACAGAGTCACAGCCTCCATCTACAGAGTCACAGCCTCCATCTACAGAGTCAAAGCCTCCATCTACAGAGCAAAAGCCTCCATCTACAGAGCAAAAGCCTCCATCTACAGAGTCACAGCCTCCATCTACAGAGTCACAGCCTCCATCTACAGAGTCACAGCCTCCATCTACAGAGCAAAATCAGTCCCCTAGTGACACCACCTGTTCTCAGAAGCCTCAGGATGTCGTGACTTCCACAGAGTTCAATGCCATCGTTTCTTCACCTCTGCCTAATGCCGTCAGTTCTGCTAAAGCCAGTGGCATTACTTCTCCACCTAAGCCCATCACCTTGTCCTCTAAGGCCAACAACATCAGTTCCCCAGCTAAGCCTATTATCACCACAGGTCCAACCAGCGACACCGTCTCTCCTCCTAAGGCCAGTCACACCACTTTGCAGGCCTGTAATATTATACCTCTATCACAGCCCAGTGACATTGCTTCTTCTTCAAAGAACAGTGACATTACTCTTGCCTCTAAGCCCAGTGACATCACTCTTGCTTCTAAGCCCAATGACATCACTCCTGCTTCTACACATAGTGATGTCACCTCTGCTTCTAAACCCAGTGACATCACTCCTGTCTCTAAACATAATGATATCACCTCTACTTCTAAACCCAGTGAAATCATTGTTTCTACGCCTAGTGACATCACTCTTGCCTCAAAGTCTAGTGACTTCACTCCTGCTTTTATGCACAGTGACATCACTTTTGCTTCTAAACCCTATGACATTACTCCTCCCTCAAAGCACAGTAACATCACCTCTGCTTTAAAGCATAGTGACATCACTCCTGCTTCAGAGCACGGTGATATCACCTCTATCTCAGAGCAGAGTGACCTCACTCCCACTTtaaagaacagtgacatcagtCCTGCTTCAGATCACACTGACATAATTCCTGCTTTAAAGTGCAGTGATCTCACTCTTTCATCTAAACCTCATGACATCACTCCTGCTTCTGAGCCTAATGGCATCACTTTTGCTTCTAAGCCCAGTGACATCAATTCTGTTTCAAATCTCAGTGATATTACTCCTGCTTCTAAGCACAGTGACATCACTCCTGCCTCTAAGCACAGTGACATCACTTCTGCCACTAAGCACAGTGACATCACTCCTGCCTCTAAGCACAGTGACATCACTCCTGCCTCTAAGCACAGTGACATCACTCCTGCCTCTAAGCACAGTGACATCACTCCTGCCTCTAAGCACAGTGACATCACTCCTGCCTCTAAGCACAGTGACATCACTCCTGCCTCTAAGCACAGTGACATCACTCCTGACTCTAAGCACAGTGACATCACTCCTGCTTCTAAGCACAGTGACATCACTCCTGCCTCTAACCACAGTGATACTACTGCTCTTCTGAAGCCAAATGACATCATTCCCCTACCTATGGCCATTGACATCACTCCTCCACCTATGGCTAGTGATGTCACATCTCCACTTACAGCCAGCAACATCTCTCCTCCATCTATAGCCAGTGGCATCCCTGTTCCACCTAAAGCTACTGACATCACTGCTTCTTTAAAGCCAAGTGAGGTCACCTCTGCACCTAAACTCATTGACGTCATTTCTCCAGTGAAGTTCAGTGATAGCACAGCTTCATTGAATTCCAGTTACATCACTGCACCGTCTCCAGCCACCTCTCCATCGAATCTCAGTGTGGCATCGTCTCCTCATGCAAACAATGTGAAAGCTTCACCTAAGTCCAGTTCTGTCAAATCTCCACCCAAGCCAAGTGATGTCAGATGTCCACCCCAAACCACCTCTTTTCCCAAACCCACTCCTATAACTCCACCTAAGAGCAGTGAGATCACTTCTACACCCAAGCCCAATAATCTCAAGACTCTGTCTAAGACAAATAACAGCACCTCTCCACCCAAACTGAATGACATCATGTCCACACCTAAGCCATGTAAGCCACAGCCAAGCCCAGTCAATGCAGGACCCAGTGAAAATAGCAAACAGCCTGCAAGCTCCAGTCCCGTCCATCGGATCTTCCAGAGAACCTTAAGCCCGGCAGAGGTGCTCCATGTCCACAGCTATGCCAAGGGGGACTACAGTGAGGTCGAACCCCCCAGCAAGGAGGAGAGCAATAGTGACTCAGACTCTGAGAGCCAACCACAGAGAAAG cagggggcagaagagagcagagaggagcctCATCAGAACAAACTCACCAAGCTCCCTAGACACCATCCTCTGATGAAAGACAGCATGAGTGACGAGG agctCCATGAGCAGGCAGCCGTAGAAGAAGATGGTCTAGAAGCAGAGCCCTGGGCAAAACCTCTGTCTCAGCTGTGGCAGAACAGGCCTTACAACCCTGAGCGGGAGAAGGAATACAACAGAGAGATGGGTTTACAGCCGCCCTACTGTGCCGTCTGCATGCTCTTCCAGACACATCAGCGA TCTGAGTGTTCCGAACCCGGTCCTCCGGTGCGGTCGGGTTGGCAGATGCGGTCCAAGCCGCTGATTCCGGAGATGTGTTTCAGCACCACCACAGAGGAGACCGCGGAGGTCCAGCCGAACACGCCGTACCTTGAGGAGGACGGCAccagcctcctcctcagttGCACCCAGTGCTGCGTCCGTGTGCATGCGA GCTGTTACGGTGTGGACCCAAAGAAGGTGACCAAGGACTGGAAATGTGCGCGCTGCAAAGCGAACGCTATGACGGAG AGTTGCTGCTTGTGTTTGCTTCGAGGAGGGGCGTTGCACAGAGCCAATAACGACAA gtgggtACACGTCCTGTGTGCAATAGCAATATTAGAGGCACGATTTGTGAACATCAGAGATCGTTGTCCTGTGGATCTCAGTGGCATACCTTTACAGAGATTCAAGTTG aaatgTTACTACTGTAAAAAACGGATGAAGAAGACCTCGGGGTGCTGTGTGCAGTGTTCCCACGGGCGTTGTCCCACTTCCTATCACCCCACTTGTGCTCAGGCCGCTGGAGTGCTCATGCACCCAGATGATTGGCCGTTTGTTGTGTATGTCACCTGCTGCAGACACAAAGGCCCCATCCAGTCCGAG CGTAATAAATCAGCCATGAGAGAGCTGACGGTTGGACAGAAAGTCATCTGCAAACACAAAAACGGCCGTTACTACCAGTGCGACATAGTGCAGCTTTCGAAGGAGACGTTTTACGAGGTCAACTTTGATGACGGCTCCTTCAGTGACAACCTCTTCCCCGAGGACATCGTG AGTCGGGACTGCGCCCAGCTTGGCCCTCCTTCACAGGGTGAGGTTGTTCAGGTACGATGGACAGATGGTCTGGTCTACGGGGCCACGTTTGTGGCTGCTCACGTCATCCAGATGTATCAG GTGGAGTTTGAAGACGGATCCCAGCTCACAGCGAAGAGAGACGATGTCTACACTCTGGACGAGGACCTGCCAAAGAGAGTAAAGTCCAGATTG TCCAAAGCGTCGGACATGCGTTTTGACGGGATTTTTGCAGACAAGAAGGTCATCCAGGACACCAAGAGGCAGCGAGTGATCAATTCTCGGTACAGAGGAGACTATATTGAACCAGTCATCTACAGAGCCATCATGGAGTAG